In Afipia sp. GAS231, a single window of DNA contains:
- a CDS encoding MBL fold metallo-hydrolase produces MSTTFASATDTADQKAKLVEFATDVYGYVSDFDPNVGLIVGDESCLVIDTRATPRMAREFIADIRTITDKPVRHVFLTHYHAVRVLGASAYENAEIISSRDTLEMIRTTGQFDFEVEMRRFPRLFKGAEEIPGLTTPHLTFDREMSFWFSGREVRLRAAGRGHTAGDSICWLPEERVLFTGDLLEQRATPYTGEGFLSDWIARLDELTTLDAKVAMPGRGAALTGTTAVQASIADMKGFLVALRKVVGGSVEQGLDLVATYKRAVAELKPRFGDWAIFGHALPFDVARAFDEARGIDSPVPWTAERDQELWKALHD; encoded by the coding sequence ATGAGTACGACATTTGCTTCCGCGACCGACACGGCCGACCAGAAAGCGAAGCTCGTCGAATTTGCGACCGACGTATACGGTTACGTCAGCGACTTCGATCCGAATGTCGGCCTAATCGTCGGCGATGAATCGTGCCTGGTGATCGATACACGCGCGACGCCGCGGATGGCCCGCGAATTCATCGCAGACATTCGCACCATTACCGACAAGCCGGTGCGACATGTCTTTCTCACGCATTATCATGCCGTGCGTGTGCTCGGTGCGTCGGCCTACGAGAACGCTGAGATCATTTCGTCGCGCGATACGTTGGAGATGATCCGCACCACCGGGCAGTTCGATTTCGAAGTCGAAATGCGGCGCTTTCCGAGGCTGTTCAAGGGCGCTGAGGAAATCCCGGGATTGACGACCCCTCATCTGACGTTCGATCGGGAGATGAGCTTCTGGTTCAGTGGCCGTGAGGTACGGCTGCGCGCGGCCGGACGCGGTCACACTGCGGGCGATTCGATTTGCTGGCTTCCCGAGGAGCGCGTGCTGTTCACGGGCGATCTGCTCGAGCAGCGCGCGACGCCCTATACCGGCGAAGGCTTCCTGTCGGACTGGATTGCCCGCCTCGACGAACTCACGACGCTGGATGCGAAAGTTGCGATGCCCGGTCGTGGCGCTGCGCTTACGGGAACCACGGCCGTGCAGGCGTCGATCGCGGACATGAAGGGATTCCTGGTCGCGCTGCGCAAAGTGGTCGGCGGTTCGGTCGAGCAGGGGCTCGATCTCGTAGCGACGTACAAGCGCGCGGTCGCGGAGTTGAAGCCGCGCTTCGGTGACTGGGCGATTTTCGGTCATGCATTGCCGTTCGACGTGGCACGCGCTTTCGATGAGGCCCGCGGCATAGATTCGCCGGTGCCGTGGACAGCTGAACGTGACCAGGAACTTTGGAAGGCGCTACACGATTGA
- a CDS encoding helix-turn-helix transcriptional regulator has translation MNIVNATTVFDAQLATRAEVARLIETIGRPEFPDTVMEVIGRFLPVAHFAALLLDAKSDVQVIAAASRSRDDTSSMIAQAYARQYFRNDPARENGRGNSLTQHVALTHLRSRDLSHSPYRRECYDKPGIIERLSVTCGKGGFVDSLNFYRTLHEGPFKEADYDVAIETTALLIPFIRRHRAIVESPATNRAETLERFSKRLHGLPNRLAQREIEVCARALIGMSVEGTALDLGIRPTSVTTYRQRAYHKLGISSQNELFALVLH, from the coding sequence ATGAACATCGTCAACGCGACGACCGTGTTCGATGCGCAATTGGCAACCCGCGCGGAGGTCGCACGGCTGATCGAAACCATCGGTCGGCCGGAATTCCCTGACACGGTAATGGAGGTGATCGGTCGATTTCTGCCGGTTGCCCATTTTGCGGCTTTGCTCCTGGACGCCAAATCTGATGTGCAGGTGATCGCAGCCGCGAGCCGGTCGCGCGACGACACGTCGTCGATGATAGCGCAAGCCTATGCCCGACAGTATTTTCGTAACGATCCTGCGCGCGAGAATGGCAGGGGAAATTCCCTGACCCAGCACGTCGCATTGACCCACCTGCGGTCGCGCGACCTCAGCCATTCACCGTATCGGCGCGAATGTTACGACAAGCCAGGTATCATCGAGCGGCTGTCGGTCACGTGCGGAAAAGGCGGCTTTGTCGATAGTTTGAATTTCTATCGGACCCTACACGAAGGGCCGTTTAAGGAGGCGGACTACGATGTCGCCATCGAAACGACCGCGCTGCTGATACCCTTCATTCGGCGCCACCGAGCTATCGTCGAATCGCCAGCCACGAACCGGGCCGAGACGCTGGAGCGGTTTTCCAAGCGTCTCCACGGCCTGCCGAACCGGCTCGCGCAGCGCGAGATCGAGGTATGCGCGCGCGCGCTAATCGGCATGAGCGTCGAAGGCACAGCGCTCGATCTCGGCATTCGACCTACATCCGTTACGACATATCGCCAGCGGGCGTATCACAAGCTCGGAATCTCGTCGCAGAACGAGCTGTTTGCGCTCGTTCTGCACTGA
- a CDS encoding TetR/AcrR family transcriptional regulator has translation MAAKEDSSIVRLRPGRPRLDETNDRILQTAMTVIREVGIARMSLDEVAARAGVSKPTIYRRWSGKTDLAVAAIVEACRPEGPPASGRPLHDIVELLSYFRAHFEANIQLTTLGSLLQESNQTPDLLTAFRDSAIRRFRAHFIELVEGARREGLMRDDGTVAVTVEMLIGAYYARAIVGDSFSDQWPLELLNGSGLLTDFGRRTLAAMGEQRPLLAAHKR, from the coding sequence ATGGCCGCGAAGGAAGACTCATCGATCGTGCGACTGCGTCCCGGGCGACCGCGCCTGGATGAGACAAATGATCGCATCCTGCAGACCGCGATGACGGTGATTCGAGAGGTCGGCATCGCCCGGATGTCGCTTGACGAAGTTGCCGCGCGCGCGGGCGTCAGCAAACCGACCATCTACCGGCGTTGGTCGGGGAAGACCGATCTCGCGGTTGCGGCGATCGTCGAGGCGTGCCGCCCCGAGGGGCCTCCGGCGAGCGGTCGTCCGCTGCACGATATCGTGGAGTTGCTGAGCTATTTCCGAGCTCATTTCGAGGCGAACATCCAGCTAACGACCCTTGGCAGCCTGCTGCAGGAGAGCAACCAAACACCCGATCTGCTCACGGCGTTTCGCGATTCCGCGATCCGGCGTTTCCGAGCGCACTTCATCGAACTGGTGGAGGGCGCGCGTCGCGAAGGCCTAATGCGAGATGATGGCACGGTCGCAGTCACCGTGGAGATGCTGATCGGCGCGTACTACGCGCGCGCGATCGTCGGCGACTCGTTTTCCGATCAGTGGCCGCTGGAGCTCCTCAATGGGTCAGGGCTGCTGACAGATTTCGGGCGTCGAACCCTTGCGGCGATGGGTGAGCAACGGCCCCTGCTGGCCGCCCACAAGCGATAA
- a CDS encoding S9 family peptidase, which yields MLERVFAEIDVKPGAKEETQSGIQMMRPRIYGMLEREPGAKVGVILMHPASNFMNHHMVRALSERGIACMGLNNRYVNNDSVLLMERAIQDLGAGVKWLRAQGCDKVVLLGYSGGAALSAFYQAQAEKLTVQATPSGDPVPLVPGDLPPVDGLVFCAAHAGRSRLLLEWIDPSVTDESDAASRDPALDMYDPANGVPYSPEFLSRYRAGQLKRRDGIEAWVWEKLRALRAVPNGATDQAFVVHRTFADPRFQDMTIDPSDRKPGGMWGNAKGVNYASNAIGRYTSLTAFLSQWASVSQADGPDNAAKTSCPVLYVDFTADEASFPSTRDLWLNALGKRAAFHAVKGADHYIKGRPELLGEAGDVIANWVKRL from the coding sequence GTGCTTGAGCGCGTTTTCGCCGAGATTGATGTCAAGCCGGGCGCGAAAGAGGAAACGCAATCCGGCATCCAGATGATGCGGCCTCGCATCTATGGAATGCTGGAGCGCGAGCCAGGCGCAAAGGTCGGCGTGATCTTGATGCATCCCGCCAGCAATTTCATGAACCATCACATGGTGCGCGCGCTGTCGGAGCGCGGCATCGCGTGCATGGGATTGAACAATCGCTACGTGAACAATGACTCGGTCCTGCTGATGGAACGAGCGATCCAGGATCTAGGCGCCGGCGTGAAATGGCTGCGCGCACAGGGTTGCGACAAGGTCGTGCTGCTCGGGTATTCCGGCGGCGCGGCGCTTTCGGCATTCTATCAAGCGCAAGCCGAAAAACTAACTGTGCAGGCGACGCCTTCGGGCGATCCGGTGCCGCTGGTGCCCGGCGATCTGCCGCCGGTCGATGGCCTCGTGTTTTGCGCTGCGCATGCGGGGCGTTCGCGCTTACTGCTGGAATGGATCGATCCGTCGGTGACCGATGAGAGCGACGCCGCAAGTCGCGATCCGGCGCTCGATATGTACGATCCCGCCAATGGTGTTCCGTATTCGCCGGAATTCCTGTCGCGGTATCGCGCCGGTCAGTTGAAGCGCCGCGACGGGATTGAGGCGTGGGTGTGGGAAAAGCTGCGGGCGCTCCGGGCCGTTCCTAATGGCGCTACCGACCAGGCGTTCGTCGTCCATCGGACCTTCGCGGATCCCCGTTTTCAGGACATGACCATCGATCCCAGCGATCGAAAGCCCGGTGGCATGTGGGGCAACGCCAAGGGCGTAAATTATGCTTCGAATGCGATCGGTCGATATACGAGTCTCACCGCGTTTCTCAGCCAGTGGGCATCGGTATCGCAGGCCGACGGTCCGGATAACGCTGCGAAGACTTCGTGCCCGGTACTGTACGTCGATTTCACCGCCGACGAAGCCAGTTTTCCCTCAACGCGGGATCTGTGGTTGAACGCTCTCGGTAAGCGAGCGGCCTTCCACGCGGTGAAAGGCGCCGACCACTACATCAAGGGTAGGCCCGAACTGCTGGGCGAAGCGGGCGATGTGATCGCAAACTGGGTCAAGCGGCTTTGA
- a CDS encoding VOC family protein, with the protein MATGLAPDSINKLHHFAYRCRDAEETRAFYEDLLGLPLVHLVQAETVPSVGEHCPFVHIFFQMRDGSYLAFFDLGDNIASEPSPNTPSWVNHIALEMDSVDEVRAARDRLVAAGLDVKGVTDHDFINSIYFFDPNGVRLELTVRTKDDEHMGEAAKHAHKSLAAWTRQKAERLSATEGRAARA; encoded by the coding sequence ATGGCCACCGGTTTGGCGCCAGACAGCATCAACAAGCTGCACCATTTTGCGTATCGATGCCGCGATGCGGAAGAGACCCGCGCCTTCTATGAGGATCTGCTGGGTCTGCCGCTGGTGCATCTGGTACAGGCAGAAACCGTACCGAGCGTGGGCGAACATTGCCCGTTCGTGCACATCTTCTTTCAGATGAGGGACGGTTCGTATCTCGCTTTCTTCGATCTTGGCGACAACATCGCGTCCGAGCCGTCTCCCAACACGCCGTCCTGGGTCAACCACATCGCTCTCGAGATGGATTCGGTAGATGAGGTGCGTGCCGCTCGCGACCGGCTGGTTGCCGCCGGTCTGGACGTGAAAGGCGTGACCGATCACGATTTCATCAACTCCATCTATTTCTTCGATCCGAACGGCGTGCGCCTCGAATTAACCGTGCGCACGAAGGACGACGAACACATGGGTGAAGCTGCCAAACACGCCCATAAAAGTCTTGCTGCCTGGACGCGTCAAAAAGCGGAGCGCCTCTCTGCAACCGAAGGCAGGGCCGCCCGTGCTTGA